The nucleotide sequence GTGGTTGCTTAAAACACAGAACTAGGTGGATATCATTCCATGTGCAAAGCAATTTGATTAAAACAAGCATTCACTGCTGTTAGTGATTTCAATCAAGTTAacataatactttttttaaaaaaaaaagcgagaggCATGGTCTGGTgatctagggatgggcaaatctgtaatCTTGGtttgtctcagtttctcatttttccactcttaagttcacatttttgcatcagtttgtgattttaaaaaataagaagtgcCCAATTTTTTTTGTGTATATTTcttttaataaatacatttttttaaaaaaaccaaaaccttttCATatgcccaatgcctatgccaaacctcttaCATCTGTGGTCAATCACCCAATTAAGCTGTGTTGTGTCCGTTCCTCCTGTGCAGTTGAGGAGCAGTGAGGGTGTGGAGCCTGAACATGCAAGTGCAAATTCTATAGgagagctgtgctttggttcataTATTTGTTTTGGGGAGTATGCATTGAAAAGGTTTGCATGAAAGTGTGAGCTAAATTTCTCCCTGCTCCGTACTGTGATTTGACCCTCCCCAACCACTGTGGGAGGCACTTCACACAACCATTTCAATAGCTATCACATCACAACATAAGAACTGGTCAATAAAATGACTATTAAAATTATAACACAAAGGGAtacctgcttagtttcagcaaggcAATGTCTGCCCTATTTGGTCCTTTGAATATTTTTTCAACATCTCGCTCTTGTACAGATGGCTCAGTAGCCCTCTCCGTGTGTGCCCCAAGTGTCACTTTGTAATATGAAGGTCTCGACGACCTGCAAGAGGCAGATTCATTGTGTAAGGGCATCTCCAGATAACCAAGGCGCAGGTCTGCTCACTATGGCTGAAGAGGGCAGAATTCTTTGAAAGTTAGAGACTGGGTGACTGAAGCACATACTATGCCTCCAGCGTCAATCCAACCCACCATGCAGATATGCATTTGTCACCATCTCACACCACAGGGAGTGAAATTACAGCCAAGATGGCAGGTACAATTTGGGAGCTTATGGGCAGGTGCAAAAGTAGTAAGTTGGTCCTGCCCAGCTACAGGTAGATTAAGATGCTAGAAGCAAAACTCGCTAGTGAGAAGCAGGGAACAGCAGTAATAGTATATAACAATCCTAGCAACTAGGAACCAGTGATTGATTCTCTTCTACAACACAACTGGCCACCAGGTAATGATTACTAACCATttataaaaggggaatgtaagaagctgccttgtaccgagTCAATATTATCCGCATGCTTTGGGGGTGCATAAATGCCTCtaacaaaaaataaacatggaaCAGTAAATGTGTCCAAAGAGAGTCCATTGCAACATGGCAGACCCATTGTGCTGCTTGTCTGCTCGGAGAAagtagcaccaacactttgaaatggctTACTTCTCTAAGCAGTGGGTGGCTGTCAGAACCCACTGCGGAGCTATCAATGTGCCTCCACAGAAATGCAAATCAAAGGACCTGAAAAGAAAGTAAAGGCAGATTAGTTGCATTCCTGCTGCTCCCAGGCATTTTAACTATGTTTCCCCTCTGATGATTTGTTTTTATCTGTTCTACCACTTGCTGTTTCAGATCCTATTACTGTCATTATTTTACTGCATACATTGTGTTATTTTTGTTTGATTACTTCTATTTTATTAGAAAGTCTTCAGAAGGGGGAAACCTTTAAAGGGAGCAATATAAAtaacaggggtgggtgggtgtatcccAATTTCCCCCAAAGGCTGGCAAACAATACTGCCTTTAACTCAAGAGTGAGAAAtctgtggcctcccagatgttgctggattacagcttCCATCACTCCAACCACTGGTGATCCTGGCTGAGGTgaatggaatccaacaacatctggagggtcagatgTTCTCCAGCTTTGCTTCAACATAACACAGATTTTTTTCTAATGTGTGAACATGTACTCTCTCTCCCACAGTGATCTTATTGATAAAAATGATGAGTATAAGTGATGCCAACTAAACCATCTttggagcagacccattgaaatcaatgagtttGAGTTACAAAAGTTTGTTGGTTTTAATGGTTTCAATAACTTTTGTCCATGTGGTTTCCTTTAAGCATATTGAAATGTTGAAGGAATCTTAAGAAAAGTCTGAAGCTTTTCCAATGAAACCTTCACTTCAGACTTACTTTTCCCAAGCACGtgtatatagtcatacctcgggttgaatgtgcttcgggatgagcgcatTTGAGTTGCACTCCACggtaacccagaagtaacggagcgtgttacttccgggttttgccgcttgcgcatgtgcagacgctcaaaatgacatcacgcgcatgcgcagaagcgccgaaacgTGACCCACGCACGTGCAGACGCACGGACacgggttacatttgcttctagatgtgaacggggctccagaacggctcccattcgcatctagaggtacccctgtactgtcagataagcatgttggttatatgaggttggttaagtctaattaatgtatgaaggggttaataccatagagtaagctgtgctGCCCACTTCCTCTCACCTTGGGAAGAACCAGATAATCAAGCTTTTGTTCTCAGTCTACCTAAGAAGCTCAATGTGTGAAGAGGTTCTGAGCTGGTTGCTTCAGTTCAAACTGcatggctctctttagccatttCTGAGTTCCAATACTAATAATTTAGGAATTTTCACCACTTCAGAACCAAACTAAGTTTAAATGTCTGTGCAACCTTTTATGAATGCTGCATGGAAAAGTACATAAACCAGACCTTTAAagggtttgtaagtaaaccaatttttaacttaccaaatgtgtggtatTTTCCTAtgttgggggaagagggaagttttggaacttacaaggggatattttaaaggtccaaCAGCTTATATTTCCTATTTTAcaatgctgcatattttgtggttttaaatctcCTCTGGGGTTCTCtgaccaaagagtacttgccccaagctttgatcttggcatccaggaattatCCTCTTTATACCATTTTTTTCCTTGCACTAACGCACACATCTTTCCCACTTCCCTCACTAACACAAACACTTGAGGGACATTATGTagcccaggagtggggaacatttGTTTCCGgatcccagctcccatcatgcaagccagcatggccaattgtcatgaattatgggagttgtagttcagcaacatctggagggccaaatgtttccCATCATTGGTGTAGCAGAACGAATTGTGGGTTTTAATACCTTACTCGAAGACTAATCTGCCAGGGCCAAGAATGGGGATTTGAAACACATCCACCAACAATCCGTCCAAAGCAAAGGATTGGTTTATATTTGGCTTTTCCACATTCATATTCCTCAGCAGCTGAAGAATAAATGAAAGAGACACAGAGGAAATGTGAAATATAGTAGAATGTTAGGATTATAAACACCTCAACAGGTCTTCATAATTTGGGAAACCGAGTGGTCAGATGCAAAAGTGGACAGGGCTCTTGCACCTTCAATAGTTgcatagaagagggaatttcaccAGGTGTAGTTTTCATGAGAAATGCCTTCCATTACACAGCCATGAAAGGTTCACGCGCCCTGTCTCACATCTGGACACCATAATGAGACACGTTTGTATGCAACTCTGAAGACCATTAATCTCCCACAAATTCCCTGTTGAACACAATCCTGTTCTAGTTCCTACACCAACCCTAAACCTTCAGCTCATTGCTAGGGTTAAGGAAAATCCAATGAAGCCTAAATTGCCTAGTGACTAGCTGTGAAACAGCTTGAACAGACTGGAGGTAATTCATTTCAACAACAGCAAGGACTGCTATCTTATGCAGATATCCAGTCTTCTCTTTTTCAGTGCACCTGACCTTGTTTAGATAAATTGGTTTTTTAGCAGATGAAAAACTATTGACTAAGAAGAGATGGTCAACAGCAATAGGTGTACAGTGAAAGCCTATGTGTGTCCaccaagccccactgaattaaatgggacttactcccagcaaAATCTATTTAggattgcaataaaaacagcaaccccaaGTCAGATTCCTTGTTCTTTTCCACTAATGTCTAGTGATAGACATGTAGGACATGAAATTGTCATATCAGATGTTCCCCAACCGTGGCAGCTGTCAATAACAGAGTCAGAATAAATGGCACCGTGCCAAGATGAGATCATGTTATGTGCTACCAGAGCTACACATTATGGGGAGAGGTGAGCAAAATCAACACGAGCCTGCCATTTCCTGCAGCagacctaaaaaggtaaaggtaaaggtacccctgcccgtacgggccattcttgtccgactctagggttgtgcacccatctcacttaagaggccgggggccagcgctgtccggagacacttccgggtcacgtggccagcgtgacgaagctgctctggcgagccagcaccagcgcagcacacggaaacgccgtttaccttcccgctataaagcggtacctatttatctacttgcacttaggggtgctttcgaactgcagcaGACCTAGTTCTAGCCTAAAACAACATTGAAATAGAAACGTTTAAACACTTAAAAATAAacacttaaaataaaatataaaaaataaaatataacaaagCTGACAAGTCATTACAAGCATACTTACGGCACTGTGGGACATCACAGTAGTCCCATGTTTTGCTTGGGTCTGTGGTATAGCACCAAGGGCCATTAATATCACCATCCGGATTTCTGCAATACTATGGGGAGGCGGGGGGAGACAACAAAAACAGAAGTACTCAATCTGCAATCTTTGTATGTTCATGGGTGTGATAACCTCATTCAGCCACCGGCTAGGGCTTATGTCCTTTACTATTTTCAAAATGCAACCAAAATGAAAAATTCAGTTCCATAGAAGCTGTAAGAACGTAACTATGTTTACAGTACAAAAGCTACTTGGATTTGGTGCAGACATAAAACTGGCTCTCTAGAAACCAATTTCAATATCTTGTTtcaaacttatttttttaaaaaaaaatatttattaaattttccaattttttaaacaaacaaacaaaaacagaacaaacgaaaacattaaaaaaaggcatatagttcataaaacgtacttttccataacaaatttctcagacctccccatacttctcctccttgtattccaattaaaattatttgttcagcaaatccttcatttaaagcattacaggttatattattaccttatttttccaacccttttttcccatctatattcatttataaccttacagctagaaaccactcaatccaacaccatcaacattccttaattttacaatatttctgtaaatagtccttaaattttttccaatcttcttctgccgactcttctccctggtcacggattctgctcgtcatttctgccaatcccatacagtcaatcagtttcatctgccattcttccagagtgggtagatcttgcgtcttccaatactttgcaatgagtattcttgctgctgttgtagcgtacataaagaaaattctatccttctttggcaccaattggccgaccatgcccaagagaaaggcctctgtttTCTTcacgaaggtatatttaaatacctttttcaattcattatatatcatttcccagaaagccttaatcttagggcacgtccaccaaaggtgaaagaatgtaccttcattttccttacatttccaacatttattatcgggcaaatggtagatttttgcaagcttgactggggtcatgtaccacctatatatcattttcataatattttctcttaaggcattacatgccgtaaatttaatcccggtggtccataactgttcccagtcaacaaacataatattatgatcaacgtcttgtgcccacttaatcattacagatttgaccgtctcatcctgagtgttccatttcagcagcaagttatacatttttgacaaagttttagttttggattctagcagttctgtttccaatttagatttttccacctggaaaccaatatcTTGTTTCAAACTTAGTTTATGCGATAAAATAACATTATTTATTTggtacatttgtatcccacctttcatccaagtaGCTCAAAGTGTTGTGCATAATTCTCTCTCACCTCATTTATCTTCACATCAACCTTGAGAGGCTGAGAGACAATAACTgacccagtgagctgcatggctatgctgggatttgaaccctcgttTCCcaagtcctagcccaacactcaaaccactacaacattttaaaaatgtagctaAACATGATAGACATTTAGCAAAAGAATGGGATAATAAAGGGGGAATAATTAGTGGGGAAATGAAAAGGGAGTATatgaaagggaagaaaaagatcAGGAGGCTTGGGGACATTTTTCATAAGGTCAATCCTGCTTAAGCCATGTCTGGtattttctgtttctttacatttcacaACACATCCTACCTGCTACATAATGCCACTTACATTTTTTTCCAGACCTGAACGGGGGTGAGTCTGTGGTGTGAAAAAATCGTGCTTATGAGGTGTCTGCAAACGCCACTCTTGGCAAGTCTTGCCAGTTGTTGTCACTGCAATCTTTCCACGATAATCTTTCCCATAACTGGTCCTACAGTCTTTCATGGGAGATAAAAATGGATGGTTGGGTCTTTTCTTACACAGGTCATATTTGCACTACAGGTTTAAATTGCTTTAACAGTCATTTCCCCTTTGCCCAGGaaacctgggaattgtagctctttctGTGTTGTGGGGACTTTGTTTCTGTCCTGTGTTTAGACTTTGATTCCAGATAAAATGTAAAACTTTGGTTTGGcaagaaagccttctcagttAGATCTGGGATTGTGAGAaagcagttttctctctctcagttaATTGCTGGCAGACCCAAGATTACTGCACCTGCGTTATCCCAAGCCAGTGTCTCAAGGACTTACATGGCCAGTTTGCTAATTAGAATAACATTTTTCAGCAATGCTGTCATTGGGAGCATCACCAGACATAGGGTTTTGGATAATTATAGCTATGAGGCCTTTTGACTGACTGAGGAGAGAGACACTTGTTACTAGACAAGAATATATGAATCATCTACCTCACAGTTACGTTTGCTTCCCCTCAGGCCCTTTTTGTCTATCCTTTAAGTTTGTACTCTCCCGACTGACACCTTCAGCAACCTTGGGAGACCAAGAGTGTTGGTAAAGTATTCTAGTCTTGGCTAAGTTAGTCTTTGTTATTTTGTGGGTATCTGTATTTTCTGTATCTTTGGTATCGGGGTTCATGCTATGCTGCTATTTCAATTTATCAATCAAATATATATCCTTCAATTTCTGTGACTATTTGGTTTGAAACCAGTACCTCAGACCTCTCTGATCACATGTGACTACCATATATTTGGTTTATTTTGCTTAAGGCCTCAGGAAACAGAGATTAGTAACTTATAACTACTGATCACTACAATTTCCTTAAAGACCTGGAGATCATCTGTGTAGAAGAGATAATGAAAGCCTATATGATGGTCTTCTGATAACATGTACACAAATGCTTCAATGCCAATTTGCTTGCAGTATTGAACTAATTTTTTAGAATGAAGTCCAAAACAGCATAGGGAAATATAATCTATCCTAtattctgccccctgccccccagacCTATAGAATTTAACGGACAACAAATGTGGTCTAAAATGTAGCAGAAAGAATGTTAACCTAGTGAACTGAAAAAAAGATCAACCCTAGAGGCACCTTTctctacagttgtacctcggttgtcaaacatactccattccggaagactgttccactaataataataataataataataataataataataataataataatttattatttataccccgcccatctggctgagtttccccagccactctgggcggctcccaatcagtgttaaaaacagtacagcgttacatattaaaaacttccctgaacagggctgccttaagatgtcttctgaatgtcaggtaattatttatctctttgacatctgatgggagggcgttccacagggcgggtgccactaccgagaaggccctctgtctggttccctgtagcctcacttctcgcaatgagggaaccgccagaaggccctcggcgctggatctcagtgtccgggctgaacgatgggggtggagacgctcctacaggtatacaggactgaggccatttagggctttaaaggtcagcaccaacactttgaatcgtgctcggaaacgtactgggagccaatgcagatctctcagaaccggtgttatgtggtcccggcggccactcccagtcaccagtctagctgccgcattctggattaattgcagtttccgggtcaccttcaaaggtagccccacgtagagcgcgttgcagtagtccaagcgtgagataactagagcatgcaccactctggcaagacagttcgcgggcaggtagggtcttagcctgcgtaccaggtggagctggtagacagctgccctggacacagagttaacctgcgcctccatggacagctgtgagtccaaaatgactcccaggctgcgcacctggtccttcaggggcacagttaccccattcaagaccagggaatcccccacaccaacccgctccctgtcccccaaaagcagtacttctgtcttgtcaggattcaacctcaatctgttagccgccatccatcctccaaccgcgtccaggcactcacacaggaccttcaccgccttcactggttctgatttaaaggagaggtagagctgggtgtcatctgcatactgatgaacacccagtccaaaccccctgatgatctctcccagcggcttcatatagatattaaaaagcacttAAAGataaagatattaaaaagcaCTTCCAAAACTTTTgacaactgaggcgcaaagggtggactgcaaagtcaatggagaattttttttaaaatgcagtggaagccgttcgacttccgaggtgtgtTTGAAAACGGCAGCAATTACTTCTGGGGTTTTGGCATTCAAAACCCAaaacgtttggcttccgagatgctaaaaaaaccaaggtaccactgtattgcaatccTATAGCAACTTAAAGTAGCcacaaaataaattatttaatcTTTACTGCACTGAATTCCATATCACTTCTATATAAAGGTGACTCTGGGCTGGTTGTCTGCACTGAGAGAAGCAGTCATACCAAGGTTTGGTGACAATGTGGgctgtggctgttgttgttgttgtgcaggATCAGGACACTTCTGTAGATTACAGAACTCCCATCTTGTACTGGGATCAGTAGTATAACACCAGGGAGCCTTATCGTTGTCTGGGTTTCTGCAGTAGTTTTTCCTCAGGTCCCTATAAATGTAGATACAAAACTCTATATAATATCCAGGGTGAGAATAACATTTAAAACAGTTTGAATATAATAGGTTAGGAAACTTAGGATTCTATCATTTGATTCAATGATGTCTTGCTCCCAGGGTAATGTGCCTGGTTACTCATTATAATGGTGCATTTCTGAGCTATACCAACCAATACAGTagttttgggggaagctgtgaccctccaaataCTACTGGACTAGcgtggtcaatgatcagggatgatattatagtagtagtagtagtagtagtagtagtagtagtagtagtagtaatttatttataccccgaccatctgactgggtctccccagccactctgggcggcttccaaccaaatataaaaaacaatacagcatcagacattaaaagcttccctaaacagggaagtcttttaaaagtaaaatagttgtttattgccttgacatctgatgggagggcgttccacaggggaggcgccactaccgagaaggccctctgcctggttccctgtaacttcacttctcgcagcgagggaaccgccagaaggccctcggtgctggatctcagtgtccgggctggatgatgggggtggcgacgctccttcaggtatacaggaccgaggctgtttcgggctttaaaggtcagcaccaacactttgaattgtgctcggaaacatactgggagccaatgaagatctttcagggctggcgttatatggtctcagcagccactcccaatcaccagtccagctgccacattctggattagttgaagtttccaggtcaccttcaaaggtagcctcacgtagagtgcattgcagtagtccaagcgggaaataactagagcatgcaccactctggcaagactgtctgcgggcaggtagggtctcagcctgtgtactagatggagctggtaaacagctgccctggacacagaattaacctgcacctccatgtacagctgtgagttgggagttgtaggccatcaACCATTGAAGGGGCACAGACTCCTCACCCCTGGCTTACAGTAACCTGTTTTTTAAAGGCTTCTATAACTGCTTAAACCTGTTTGGGGGGGTCTGAATTGTTGCTGCATTGCAACATTTCTGGGTTTCTGCTGTATGTGTTAAGCTGGTTTTGTAATTGATTATTTGATTGATTTCTTTTAATTTGTTGCAAGATGCCTCAGGCAGGttgtggtttttaaacaaataaaataattatacaaCTGAGGTGACTGATGCTTTATACTCTTCTTATAAACTTCCAGAAGCCATCTAGTTGGCCATTTCTAGGAACAGAATATTgcacaagatgggcctttggtctgatccaaaggTCTTTCTTTTCCTAAACTAATGACATCACTTGTAACCAGGTCTATACCTTGCCCCAATAGAGACATTGTACCACTTTTAACAAAATATATCCAACATGtgtgaatttttcaaaaaattatttgaaTAAGGATATCAACTATTAAACAGCCTATGGTTAGGACAGTTGATATTCTTATTCAAAAAGTTGTCTTATATCACgacagaccattagtccatctagctgagcattgcctacactggctgttTTTGCACGGTACAGTAAGCCATGCTTAAAGGTTAAAGGTTCCCATTTCTCTCATCCCCTAATACGAGCAGGAACAGCAATTCCCAGCCTAGCATAATAGCCAAACCTGGGATTGCAGTTTGTTTCATTCCAAACAAACCACATTGTCAAGGCAAGGTTTGTTCTTGATTTCACATGAAATTTCACATGACTGGCAAGGAGTGGAACAAATCAAAAGGTGGGACACTCACCTAAAGACTCTTGTTTAACATTACCTATACGTAGGGACATTTTACATGATTTGCTAGacacacaaaaatgtcacaaTGTCTGAGGAAAGTTGAGGCAAACATACGCATTTGGGAGGGCTTCTGGGGTTTTAGTGTGAGCATGAGGAGTCATAGCGTTCCATGCTTGACATTTCTTTCCAGAGATGGTCAAGGCCATTGTACCCCGGTAACTTGTGCCAGTGCCTTGATAGCAGTCATCAACAAGTTCGGTTTGCTCAGCAACAGAAGGAGCTGCagctaaattaaaacaaaattgccACAGAAATAAGCATATTTTTTGCACACACCCCAAGTGCTTTTCCTGGGGTGAGACCTCAGGAGAGCACACAAGATTGTGGTAGCCAAAATGCCCACCAAGATCTCGTGGAAAAACCCAGGATGTCCCGTTTTTTCCAGGGCACCTGAAAGATATGCTAGAGGGCCTTTGGTTCTACATCCTGATGATAGAATGATGTAGGCTCTCTGAAGCTACAAGAAAGGCTACAAGAAAGCAAGGTAAAGTGAAAAGAAATGGTGACTTAAGAGCATCTGGACCTTTTGTCAATGATCAATAGCCTTCTTGTTGCAGATTGCAGATTTATATTGCAAAATATTGTTCAGATTGACAGCCCAATCCTAATTTATTTCTTGTGGATTTGATTTGCATCCTGCTTTACAGTATAGATCAAAGCAAATATCCTAAATGCATGTGTTCAGAAAAAAAGTTCCTATGAATTCAATAGGAATTTTGCCTGGGAAGCAAGCCAATCCCAAGAACAGAAGGAATTTATTCAGTTAATATACAATTCTGACTCAGCCCATTCCTCATGCAGATAGGAACAACAGATGCAACAGATAAAAATCAACATAATGAACTACCCAAAGGGTTGAATTTACTCTGCATCTGCTTGTCGCCTCTTCTTAAAATGAAACCCAGATATCATAGCCAGATTTGTCACATGagctctttggggttttttaatatcAAAATGGCTTGTTCTGCTCACATCTACTGCAGATGCACAAATGCAGCGTCTCTTACCAGTAGCTTCCGGTGCACCATCACAGCTAGCAATATCGCAGTATTCCCATCGTTTTTGCGGATCAGAGGTGTAGCACCAAGGCATGTTCTCTCCATCCGGGTTTCTACAATAGTTCTTTTCTAAATGCCTAAAACAGAAAATGCATGAAGGCAACTGATGCTGGAACAACTTTGCACTTATTTTTAGGAAACCAGAGAGATGACAAGCCTACTGCAAGGCATTTCTAGTCTCAAAGACTGAGATAACAATATTGGATCTATAGTTTAACATACTTGCAAGGGTAGTTCTCTGGCGTTCTGGCATGCTTGTGAGGCTCTTGGACTGCCCAGGCCTGGCATGGTATCCCCGATACTGTGACGGCTACGTTACCCCGATAGTCTTCTCCTCTTCCCGCAAGGCACTGGCGCCCTGGGCCAGAGGTTGGTGGGGGTGTTGCtatatcagaaaagagaaagcaaaTGAAGCCAGCATCTTCAGAACACCTAAGAGGCAGCAATCCAATTTACTACTTCCTTAAGTGGAATATTCATTCCATTCTGTGAAATGTTTGAGGTTGCCAAAAAGCTACCACACGCTTTGTGAGATCAAAGGACTGTAGTTTCTTCTACTTGAGTGTTGGATTCCCACCGCTGCCAAAGGAAAACGAACATATTGCTATATCATCACATCAAACCTGGAATTGATCATCCAAATACTTACTGCACCGAGGAATGTTACAAAATTCCCAGCGCTTAGTCGGACTGGTGGTGAAACACCAAGGG is from Podarcis raffonei isolate rPodRaf1 chromosome 3, rPodRaf1.pri, whole genome shotgun sequence and encodes:
- the PLG gene encoding plasminogen is translated as MKSCKPIFVLLLFLFSVQGDQLDEDYVRTDGAWILGQQSQVYRTLNIEGCAQKCEAETTFTCRSFIFAVKDQQCITLGDNTKTTVVFRRADAILFEKRMYLLECKRGTGQDYRGTESKTQNGVACQRWAATTPHVPRYSPTTNPDSGLEKNYCRNPDNDEKGPWCYTTDPSTRFDYCNIQECEEQCMYCSGENYQGRVSQTESGLECQDWASQEPHAHGYIPSNFPEKNLKSNFCRNPDGEPRPWCFTTSPTKRWEFCNIPRCTTPPPTSGPGRQCLAGRGEDYRGNVAVTVSGIPCQAWAVQEPHKHARTPENYPCKHLEKNYCRNPDGENMPWCYTSDPQKRWEYCDIASCDGAPEATAAAPSVAEQTELVDDCYQGTGTSYRGTMALTISGKKCQAWNAMTPHAHTKTPEALPNADLRKNYCRNPDNDKAPWCYTTDPSTRWEFCNLQKCPDPAQQQQQPQPTLSPNLDCRTSYGKDYRGKIAVTTTGKTCQEWRLQTPHKHDFFTPQTHPRSGLEKNYCRNPDGDINGPWCYTTDPSKTWDYCDVPQCPAEEYECGKAKYKPILCFGRIVGGCVSNPHSWPWQISLRVRSFDLHFCGGTLIAPQWVLTATHCLEKSSRPSYYKVTLGAHTERATEPSVQERDVEKIFKGPNRADIALLKLSSPAVINDKVIPACLPPANSMVAGGAECYVTGWGDTKGTGGESILKETGFPVIENKVCNRPEFLNNRVRTTELCAGNIDGGTDSCQGDSGGPLVCAEQGRYILHGVTSWGLGCAQPMKPGVYVRVSQFVSWIEKTMREN